From the genome of Micromonospora lupini:
AACCAGCGACCTCTTCGGTGTGAACGAAGCGCTCTCCCACTGAGCTAATCGCCCTCAGCGCCACTGACTCTACCCGATCGTGGAACCGGACCGGAAATCCGGGGTCAGTGCGTCGCGAGGTACCGCATCGCCTCGGCCACCACGTCGATGCCGAAGCTGAGCTTGAGGGAGAGCCAGACCACCACGCCCACGAAGACCAGGCCGACGACACCCAGCACGAAGCGCACCGGCAGCGACTGTCGCGTCACCCACTGCGTCCAGCCGTGCACGTGTCGGCGGGTGAAGCCGAGCAGCCGGCGGGCCCAGTGGTATTCGACGGCCCAGATGCCCAGGCCGGCGATGACCAGCAGCCAACCAGGGCCGGGCAGCGGAATGAGTGCGATGCCGATGGTGACCACCAACGCGCCGGCGATCCCTATGAAGATCTTGAGAGCGATCCGGCCGGTGGGGTTGGCGCGGATCAGGTCGAGGGTCGTCGCGACGCGGTCCCGCCAGCGTGGGCGCCGGGGCGGGTCTCCGACGACGGTGACCCCGCCGGGGCGGCCGGCGTCGGGCGTCGACCGGCCGGGTCGCTCGG
Proteins encoded in this window:
- a CDS encoding TIGR02611 family protein, which codes for MDPVTAPGPPKVAVRAAEKRGYDVPMEQPERPGRSTPDAGRPGGVTVVGDPPRRPRWRDRVATTLDLIRANPTGRIALKIFIGIAGALVVTIGIALIPLPGPGWLLVIAGLGIWAVEYHWARRLLGFTRRHVHGWTQWVTRQSLPVRFVLGVVGLVFVGVVVWLSLKLSFGIDVVAEAMRYLATH